A single genomic interval of Asinibacterium sp. OR53 harbors:
- a CDS encoding (Fe-S)-binding protein, translating into MKVNTMAEMMMNGETPEILFWVGCAGSFDQRAQKITKAFATILNKTGIKYAILGKEEACTGDPARRAGNEFLFQMMAYQNIQVLNGYGIKKIVTTCPHCFNTLKNEYPELGGHYEVIHHTTLLQQLIDEGRIRLKEGGSFKGKKIAYHDSCYLGRANDIYEAPRKVLEALDAELVEMKRCRSKGLCCGAGGAQMFKEDEPGSKRINIERTEDALATGASVIASACPFCNTMMTDGVKNKEKEQEVTVLDIAELIAADLA; encoded by the coding sequence ATGAAGGTGAATACCATGGCTGAAATGATGATGAATGGAGAAACCCCTGAAATCCTTTTCTGGGTTGGTTGCGCAGGCAGCTTTGACCAGCGCGCACAAAAGATCACCAAGGCCTTTGCCACCATCCTAAATAAAACAGGTATCAAATATGCCATCCTGGGTAAAGAAGAAGCCTGTACAGGCGATCCTGCACGCAGGGCCGGTAATGAATTCCTTTTCCAGATGATGGCCTACCAGAACATACAGGTGCTCAACGGCTATGGCATCAAAAAAATTGTAACTACCTGTCCGCATTGCTTCAATACACTGAAAAATGAATATCCCGAACTGGGCGGACATTACGAAGTCATTCACCACACAACCCTCCTGCAACAACTGATCGATGAAGGGCGCATCCGCCTGAAAGAAGGCGGGTCTTTCAAAGGTAAAAAAATAGCTTACCACGACAGCTGCTATCTCGGCCGCGCCAATGATATCTACGAAGCACCCCGCAAAGTGCTGGAAGCGCTGGACGCCGAATTGGTTGAAATGAAACGCTGCCGCTCCAAGGGTCTTTGCTGCGGCGCCGGGGGCGCGCAGATGTTCAAAGAAGACGAGCCCGGCAGCAAGCGCATCAATATTGAAAGGACCGAAGACGCCCTGGCTACCGGCGCATCCGTGATCGCATCGGCCTGTCCCTTTTGCAATACCATGATGACCGACGGTGTCAAGAACAAAGAAAAAGAGCAGGAAGTGACAGTACTTGATATCGCCGAATTGATCGCTGCCGACCTCGCCTAG